The genomic stretch TGCGGTCCCTGCGTTATTGGTGGTGATGGTGCCATTTACGGTGATGGTCGCCTTGTCACGGATGGTGCTCGGTCTGCATTATCCGAGTGATGTGATTGTCGGTGCAGTGATTGGTGCAGGGGTGGCCAGTGGGATTGTGTTGATGGCAACAAAGCTAGAAATTATGCTGTAATTCATTGAATCAAATCATATTCACCAGCAGGCGAATGCGGGCAGTCTTGAGGCTTAATTTACGGTGTTTCATATAGTCTCGGTCTTGGATTTTTGTTAGAGTAAGCGCGACTCAGCTGCTTGAAAAAAGGATTCATCATGGGATTACGTTGGACAGATACAAATGATATTGCGATTGAACTCAGTGAAGCACATCCTGAAGTTGATCCACAATGGATTCGATTTACCGATTTACATGCTTGGGTTTGTGCACTCCCCACCTTTAGCGATGACCCAACCAAGTCAACTGAAGGCCTGCTAGAAGGGATTCAAATGGCTTGGATTGATGAAGTTCGTTAATAATCGTTAAAAAAACCGAAACTTTTACACATCAGAAGCTCATCGTGGTGCATTTACGCTGTATAATGCGCCAAATTTTGTCGTTGCAATATAAGGAGCCAATCATGGCGATCGAACGTACTCTCTCTATCGTAAAACCAGATGCAGTTGCTAAAAACCACATCGGTGATATTTTTGCTCGTTTTGAAAAAGCGGGTCTTAAAATCGTTGCGACTAAAATGAAACATTTGTCACAAGCTGAAGCGCAAGGCTTCTATGCTGAACACAGCGAACGCGGTTTCTTTGCTGACCTCGTTGCATTCATGACTTCAGGTCCTGTTGTTGTATCTGTACTTGAAGGCGAAAACGCTGTTCTTGCTCACCGCGATATCTTGGGTGCAACTAACCCTAAAGAAGCAGCTGCTGGTACTATCCGCGCTGATTTCGCTGTAAGCATCGATGAAAATGCAGCACATGGTTCAGATTCTGTAGCGTCAGCTGATCGCGAAGTAAACTACTTCTTCGCTCAAACAGAGCTTTGCCCACGTACTCGTTAATTCGCAGTCGATTAACCAAATAAGTGCTATACTTATTTGGTTTTTTTTTCTCCTTTAATAAAACTGTTTTTGATCAACTGTATTGAAAATTGTTTGAAATCCGCACAAAACCC from Acinetobacter pullicarnis encodes the following:
- the iscX gene encoding Fe-S cluster assembly protein IscX; translation: MGLRWTDTNDIAIELSEAHPEVDPQWIRFTDLHAWVCALPTFSDDPTKSTEGLLEGIQMAWIDEVR
- the ndk gene encoding nucleoside-diphosphate kinase; the encoded protein is MAIERTLSIVKPDAVAKNHIGDIFARFEKAGLKIVATKMKHLSQAEAQGFYAEHSERGFFADLVAFMTSGPVVVSVLEGENAVLAHRDILGATNPKEAAAGTIRADFAVSIDENAAHGSDSVASADREVNYFFAQTELCPRTR